DNA from Candidatus Nezhaarchaeota archaeon:
AGGCGCTGTGGTCGTCGCTAAATGAAGTGCCGCACCTAGTCTCGAAGTCCCTGCCCTCCGTGGACGGCGTGGTTAAGACTATTGCCTTAAGGTACGCCCACTCGCCTAGCGCCTATTTCCTTAGTAGAGGGATTAACGTGGCCACGGCGCTCGAGGGGGCTTTGAAGCTAAAGGAAGTGAGCTACATCCACGCTGAGGGATATCCAGCGGGCGAGTCGAAGCACGGCCCCATCTCGTTAGTTGAAGAAGGGTTCCCCTGCGTCTTCATAGTCCCAAGGGCGGAGGTTAGGAGGCACTTGATAGGAAACATCATGGAGATGAAGGCTAGGGGGGCGAGCATAATCGTAGTGGGCGACGAGGACGATGAGGAGGCGAGCTCCTTAGCTGACGACTTCATAGGGGCCCCGGCCGGCCTACCTGAGCCCTTGACCCCTATCCTCTACGTCGTCCCTCTTCAACTACTGGCCTACCATACAGCCGTGGCGAGGGGCAACGACCCAGATAGGCCTAGGAACCTAGCTAAGTCTGTGACTGTTACTTGAGGCTAGGCTGAAAGTACTGCTAGGCTCCTCACGAGGTCAGCTACGTCTTCGCAGCGATCAGCCACGTTCTCCATGCTGTCTACGATCTCCTTCAGACACACTAGCCTTGAGGGCCCGAGGACGTCCCCCATGCGCAAGATGCGCTTCAATAACTCCCTCCTAACGTCGTCTATCATCTCCTCTAGCCTCTCCACTCTATCAGCTCCCTTCAAGGCCTCCTTGGGGCTCTCGACTAAGAGACTCACCGCGTTTAGAGCCTCCTCTGCTATCGTGACTAGGCTGTCGGCTATTTTAAGCAGCCCGTTGGCGACGTCCTCATCCTCCACCTTGGGCTCCATGAACATCATCCTGCTCCCAGCCCCCTTAGCGTTTGAAGCTACGTCGTCGATTACTAGCACTAGCCTAGTTATCTCGTCCCTATCTATGGGGTGGAAGAGCTGGGAGGCCATGTCCTCTATGATCCCCCTCTTCAGCTCATCGGCCTTCCTCTCCGCCTTAAAGACCTCGTTAAACCACTTCTCAACGCCCTCTCGATCTCCCCGGCAGAAGGCGTAAGCTGCCTCCCTGAGGGCCCTCACAACTTCGACCACGTACTTCATGTGCTCCTTAGCCCTCCCTAAGACCCTCCTCTCCCTCTCTCGCCCAAGCCAGGCGAAGAGGCTAGTAGTCCTAATCAACTACATCACCAAGGGGAATTGTAGAAGACGACACTAGCTACCTTAAAATCCTTTCGCTATCTCCGCGCGCCGACTAGCGCGGAGCGGCCGCTAGCCTCTCAGGTCCACTACGTCAAATACCTTAGGCCCCGTCCCCAAGAGGGCTACTTTAACCCTCAGCTTCTCCTCAACTTCCCTCACAAACCTCCTAGCCTCTAAGCTCAGCTCCCCCCAGCTCCTAGCCCCAACTACCTCTGGGTACAACGCATCTAGCTTAGTTATAGCGATGGAGGTGGCGCTATTCAGCATCACCGCCCTCTTAGCTAGCTCAAAGTTGAAGGGGGCAGCTCTACGCCTCCTTCCCGTAACTGTAGCCACCTCGCCCCACCCCCTCTTCTCCACCTCCTCCTCAGGGAGCTCCCCTGGGAGGGGGCCTCCGCCGACCCTCGTCACGTACGCCTTAAACACGACGAGCACCTCGTCCACTTTCTTAGGCCCTACGCCAACTTCGCTACATACAGCAGCCGCCGTAGTATCTCTAGAGGTTACGTACGGATAGGTCCCGTGGTATAAGGATAAGAAGCATCCCTGAGTCCCCTCTAGCAGTACACTCTTGCCCTCATCGATATAGCGATTGGCCTCGTAAGCTACGTCCGTCAAGAACGGCTTGAGCTCCTCTACGTCCTTCGCCAGCCTAGCTATCCTCTTGACTCGATCCTCTATAGCCGGCCCCACCCCTTGACCCGTGGTCTGCACCCTGCCCGATAAGTGGGGGTCCCCTCTATCGCGCTCTATGTGCCTCTCCTCTATGATTGAGCACTGAAAGTCCACCCCCACCCTTCCCCAGGTGTTCGTGAGCTCTACTTCCTTTAGGAAGATGGAGGGGTTGACGTTGGCCCCCGTGCCTACGAGTAGCCTACACCCAGGGCGGACGAAGGCGGTGGATATCATCCTCAGCTTCACAACCCTACCGTCCTCTAGGACTACTGTATGCCCAGCATTAACTGAGCCTACCCTAACGGCTAGGTCTAGCTCGTCTCTAAGAGCTAGGTACGAGACTATCTTCCCCTTCCCCTCGTCTCCGAAGAACCCCCCCACTACTACGGTGGTCGGCATGCATCCACCTCTAGATAACGCGAGCCTACTTATCTCTCAGCGAGGCTTTAATAATCTTGAGCACACCGCTCCTACCTCGCCACTCTCTACTTGCTTCTTCGATCGCCAGCCTCCTCCTATGTATAGGGCTGTCTAGCACTAAGGTCTCAGCCTCTCCTCCCTCTAGCGCTAAGCTCACTCCGTAGGCCTTCTTTAGCCTCCTTAACTCCTCCACGGCCTCCTCGTCGAGCCTCCTCCCCAGCCACTCCGGCCCTAAGCCTAGGGCTGACACTGAGGTAAACACCACCTCGTACCTGTCTCTAATTAGTCCTCGTAGGTGGGCCTCCTCATCAACCCCCCATAGCGGACTGTAGGGCTTTAAGCCCAGCCTCTTGCACACCGCCTCTATTCGTGAGCGCTGGTACGTGCTAGCTATGACTCCGCTCACGACCACTTCAACGTCCAGCCCCCTCAGCGCCCTGTAGAGGTCCTCTACTTCCTCCTCCTTCACTCCTGAGCTAAGCTGCTTGATAACCGGTAGCCCTAGCGCCTCAGAGAGGAGGTCTATGACGTTTAATGCTGCCGAGTGGTACATCCATGAGTCCTCGCGCAGGGGGACGATGGTAACTAGGTGCGAGACCTCGATCCCCTCTCTAAACGCTACCTCAGTAGCCCTCGTCGAGTCCTTCCCCCCGGTGAATAAGACAGCCCCTCTAGCCAAGGCTAATAACTACTTGCTCCGCTACCTGTTTAGCGTTGCAGGCCGTCAACGAAGCGCTATCGATAGTAGACCAGCTCCTCTCCCATAGAGACCTGTTCTTCTCCAGGGGCTACTTGAACTCTGAGGGCAGGAAGCTAGTCGCTAAGCTACTTAGGCTACTCGCTGAAGCAGACCCCAAGTCCTTCAGGAAGCTAAAGAAGCTCTACCCAGAGGCGCCTGAGGATAGGTGGGCTCAAGCAGTCGAGGAGGTTAGAGGGGAGCTGCTGGCGCTATCTAGGCAGCTAAGTAACGTTATGGGGCGTCGGCCCGCCCATCGTAGTCACTATTCCTGAGACCGTCGTCTCCTCATTCGCCCCACTTAGCTCCACCCCACTCTGAGAAAAGCTTAGTGGCACCCGTAGCTATCGTTGTAAGGGGCTCGGCGTGATTAAGGTAGCGGCCACCGCTGATGTGCACAGCCCGCGCAACCTTGAGTTGCTGAAGGCCTCCCTACATCGACTTAGGGAGGCCGACCTCTTAATCTTAGCTGGAGACTTAGTATTTAGAGGTAGGGTTGAGGCGATAGACAAGCTACTCTCAGCTATTCAAGCCTACTACACTGGCCCTGCTGTAGCTTGCTTCGGTAATGAAGAGTTTGACGAGGTGAAGGAGGCTCTTAAGGAGCGTACTCGAGGCTTCTTAAGGTGGCTTGACGACGAGCCCCTCACCTTAGTAATTAAGGGCCTCAAAGTGGGCCTCGTAGGCACCCGTGGGTGCCTCGACCAGCCTACTTCATGGCAGCTGCGCAACGTGCCGGGCGTCAGGGAGCTTTACCTTAAGCGGGCTGAGCTA
Protein-coding regions in this window:
- a CDS encoding DUF47 family protein — its product is MIRTTSLFAWLGRERERRVLGRAKEHMKYVVEVVRALREAAYAFCRGDREGVEKWFNEVFKAERKADELKRGIIEDMASQLFHPIDRDEITRLVLVIDDVASNAKGAGSRMMFMEPKVEDEDVANGLLKIADSLVTIAEEALNAVSLLVESPKEALKGADRVERLEEMIDDVRRELLKRILRMGDVLGPSRLVCLKEIVDSMENVADRCEDVADLVRSLAVLSA
- a CDS encoding adenylosuccinate synthetase; translated protein: MPTTVVVGGFFGDEGKGKIVSYLALRDELDLAVRVGSVNAGHTVVLEDGRVVKLRMISTAFVRPGCRLLVGTGANVNPSIFLKEVELTNTWGRVGVDFQCSIIEERHIERDRGDPHLSGRVQTTGQGVGPAIEDRVKRIARLAKDVEELKPFLTDVAYEANRYIDEGKSVLLEGTQGCFLSLYHGTYPYVTSRDTTAAAVCSEVGVGPKKVDEVLVVFKAYVTRVGGGPLPGELPEEEVEKRGWGEVATVTGRRRRAAPFNFELAKRAVMLNSATSIAITKLDALYPEVVGARSWGELSLEARRFVREVEEKLRVKVALLGTGPKVFDVVDLRG
- a CDS encoding diphthine--ammonia ligase, encoding MARGAVLFTGGKDSTRATEVAFREGIEVSHLVTIVPLREDSWMYHSAALNVIDLLSEALGLPVIKQLSSGVKEEEVEDLYRALRGLDVEVVVSGVIASTYQRSRIEAVCKRLGLKPYSPLWGVDEEAHLRGLIRDRYEVVFTSVSALGLGPEWLGRRLDEEAVEELRRLKKAYGVSLALEGGEAETLVLDSPIHRRRLAIEEASREWRGRSGVLKIIKASLRDK
- a CDS encoding metallophosphoesterase family protein; its protein translation is MIKVAATADVHSPRNLELLKASLHRLREADLLILAGDLVFRGRVEAIDKLLSAIQAYYTGPAVACFGNEEFDEVKEALKERTRGFLRWLDDEPLTLVIKGLKVGLVGTRGCLDQPTSWQLRNVPGVRELYLKRAELIDRLLVELSCDYKILFSHYALAKDTLKGERPSVWSQLGSLRMEEVVRRRKPTVAIHGHAHNATVLSTWVDGTLVLNVSLPASRELVFFNLPLERPAKPSSPTLASFL